The segment GTATTTTCAACAAGTGCAGCAATTTGTAATGCTTTAATTTCGTTATCAAAAGCAAGTTTCTGAACTGCTTGAATAAGAGTTTTAGCTATTCCTTGACGTCGATAATCTTTGTGAACAACTAAATATTCTATTTTATAAACACTGTCATCTGAAAGAACAATGTACACAAGAGCTCCACAAACTTGTCCCTTACTATCATGCGCCAAAAAAGCTTGATAGTAAGGAGTTAGCAAAGAATTTTTAAGCTCTTGTTGTTCATATCCATTTAATTTTTTATAAATTTCTGCATCGTCAAACAATTGACACATTTTATTCACATCTAACTCGTTATTTTTGTCGAGAGGATAGATGGTGAATGAATTTTGATGATTGAGATACTGATCAAAGTCATCAGATGATTTTTTCATGATGCTGATATTTAAGCATGAGTAAAATTTCAATTTTTGCAGCAATGCACATATAGCTATG is part of the Candidatus Babeliales bacterium genome and harbors:
- a CDS encoding GNAT family N-acetyltransferase, whose protein sequence is IAICALLQKLKFYSCLNISIMKKSSDDFDQYLNHQNSFTIYPLDKNNELDVNKMCQLFDDAEIYKKLNGYEQQELKNSLLTPYYQAFLAHDSKGQVCGALVYIVLSDDSVYKIEYLVVHKDYRRQGIAKTLIQAVQKLAFDNEIKALQIAALVENTNALHCYQSVGFVEKHVLMKMKSIAAFI